The Novipirellula aureliae sequence CGACGAAGTCTATACCGAACCGAATGCCAAGCAATTGCAAGAGCAAGGCGCTCGATGTATGGATTGCGGCGTTCCGTTTTGCCAATCGAACAGCGGATGCCCAATCGATAACTTGATCCCCGAATGGAACGACCTCGTTTATAACGATCGCTGGCAAGAGGCGATTGAGCGACTGCATAAAACCAACAACTTTCCCGAATTCACCGGTCGAACCTGCCCCGCACCGTGCGAGGGAGCTTGTGTTCTGGGAATCACCAACCCCCCAGTAACGATCAAGAACATCGAAAATGCAATCGTCGATCGCGCATGGGAAGAAGGCTGGATCAAGCCTGAACCACCAACGATGCGGACGGGTAAAAAAGTTGCAATCGTCGGCAGTGGACCGGCGGGCTTGTCGGCTGCAGATCAACTGAACAAGGCCGGCCACGAAGTGACCGTCTATGAGCGAGCCAACCGAATCGGTGGACTGCTTCAATACGGCATTCCAAATATGAAACTATCGAAAAAAGTGGTTCAACGACGCGTCGACAAGATGACCACCGAAGGAATCAAGTTTGTGACCGGTGTGAATGTCGGCAAAGACATCGACCCCAAGGAACTTGTCAACGATTCCGACGCGGTGTTATTGGCTTGCGGTGCGACGAAGCCGCGCGACCTGCCGATTCCAAATCGCGATGCCAAAGGCGTTCACTTTGCAATGGAGTTTTTAGCGGCCAATACAATGCAAAGTGTTCACGCCGACCAAATTGGTGACCGTTTCATTAGCGCCGAAGGAAAAGACGTGATCGTGATCGGCGGCGGTGACACGGGAACCGATTGTATTGGCACAGCCCTTCGTCATGGCTGCCGAAGCTTGGTCAACTTTGAATTGTTGCCGAAACCGCCGGCCGAACGCGGAGCGGACAACCCGTGGCCTGAATGGCCGCGAATCTACCGAGTCGATTATGGTCATGAAGAAGCGGAAGCGAAGTTCGGTCGCGACCCTCGCGAGTATCAAATCCTTAGCAAAGAGTTTCTCGTCGACGACGAGGGCAACCTTACTGGCATCAAGACCGTCGAAGTCCAGTGGACCAAGGGCGATGATGGCGGATGGAAAATGGCCGAAGTTGAAGGCAGTGAAAAGGATTGGCCCGCTCAATTGATTCTATTAGCGATGGGCTTCCTGGGACCGGAGCAGTACGTTGCCGATTCGCTAAACATCGAAGTCGATCCGCGTAGCAATTTCCAAGCCGAACACGGTCGGTTTGCGACGAATGTCGATGGAGTGTTTGCGGCCGGCGACTGCCGACGTGGCCAGAGTCTGGTGGTCTGGGCGATCAATGAAGGCCGCGGAGCGGCTCGCGCGATCGACATCTACCTGCAAGGTTCAAGCAATCTACCAGCGCCCGGGATCACGCTGGGCACCTCGCTAGAAATCGGCTAAGGGGGGGGAGAACGGACGCCCCCTTTCCGTCGTGGATCTTGTTAAAGATCCTTTTGCGTCCGGATCTTTAACAAGATCCACGACTTGCGGCAAACGGGCGACCCCTTACAAACGGATCGCCTGCGATTGGTGGACCACTGCTGTTTTTGGCTCGCATACCGCAGCCATCTCAATCTGGACGGCCCAGCGGCCTTCGGCATCGGCGTTGACGATCCAGTGCGGTTGGACACAGACGCTTTGGTGCACCAATTCGAAACCCGACTCACTTTGACTGACGGTCGAGATCGGGAAGGCCCAAAGACCGCTCTTACGATCGATCTTTAGAGAAACGTCAATGCCCAACCAACGGTCGGAGAGACGGAGCCCATCGGCGTCACGCAAATCCAACTCTTCACCGAGTTGGCCGAGGTGGTTACCTTGCAGATCAGAAAAGTATCGATCGTCTGCACCGGATGGTAAGCCGGCAAAATTCATTTCCACCGCGAAATGCAAAGGCTTGTCTTGCGGCACATCTTCTAGCAGGTAGGTGACCATCATTCGGTCGCTACCAGCTTCGAGCGTGACCGCTTTGGTCAATGTGATTGGGATCCCCCATGCGTTCCCGTCTCGTCGCATTTGCACTTGTACGCGATCGGCACCACGACGAAGCTTTGTTTCAAACGGCAATTCGACAAAGTCACCCCGTTCTTCCGCTTCGCCCCGTGCAACCGATTCCAATGTCGCATCGGTATCGTAGAAATGATCCATCAAGCTCTTGCGTGCGTAGCGGTCGTACTGCAACCGTTGATCAAGGTCAGCCTGCTTAAAGACAACTCGATCGTGGATACTCGCGACCTCGGCACCGCTTGCACTTGCACCTGCTAAAACCTTGCGGTGATAGTCCTCGGGGCGGCGTTGCAGTGTTGCCAACAGATTGTGGCGAATATCACGAACGTCCAATTCGTACATCCGGCCACCTCGCCCCGGCGCAATCCAGGCACACAACCGATTGTTGCTAATCCGGACCTCCTGCAAACCATCGAAGTTGTAGTCCTCTGCGGCGGCCGTGACGGTTTGGTCGTTCATCCCTTCCAAATCCGACAACAAATTGTCGGCCGCGATCAGGTGTTCGTAGATCGCATTGCGAAGATGCGGCAAATAGACGCCGCCGAATGCACCATGCCAATAGGGGCAATTGCATTGACCTCGATAAAGGTGGTCACGGATTTCAGCGATTGCCGCGTTGTCGGCGACCTTTGTTTCGGCCTCCTTCAATCGGCGGCTAACGCTCATCATCCGAGCGTACATCTCGTTGGTTTCGTCATACTTTGACTTGAAATTCCGCCAATAGCCACCACGAATGAACGGCTTCAAGTCGCTCCACTGAGGATGATCAGCGATGGCGTGCGTGACATTATCAAACGTTGCTTGCGCTTCGGTGGGTAGCGCCCACTCGGTCATTTCGCGGTAGCTGCAATCGGGCAGATAGACCTTGCCAGCCGGAGGCGTCTTGGTAACGGCTTCGGCGAGGGATACGGTCTTTAACCACGAAGCGTTTTCGCAAAGTGCGGTGAAGAAAGATCGCAGCCAGCCCTGTTCATAAACATGCACCTTGGTATCGGGCCAAGTCCCAAATTTCTCACCATCATCCCCGAACGTCAAAACCGCGCCAGGTGACCGCTCGGCGAATTGCCGACAATGTTCAATGGTTTGGTCCGCCGATTGGAAGGGAATCGTATACCGAAGTCGCTCCGAGCCTGGAAATATCTTTAGCACACGACCGTCGTCCTCGGTCAAGAAGTAGCCGTTGAGTTCTTCATCGGACAACCCCGCAGCCCGGAAATGGTAGTCATCCAAAACGGTATACTCCATTTCGGCGTCAACGACATCGGATGTGAGCGACGATTCCCAAACCCGTTCCGGCATCCACATCCCGCGTGGCCGAACACCTAGATTCCGATGCAGCCAATTGCTATAAGCATGAATTTGGCCGATACGGTCGCGTGATGGCAGCATCGTCATGATCGGTTCGTACTGTGGACCGCCAATGATTTCCACCCGTCCCGCGTCGACCAACATTCGCAAGCGATCGATATACTCAGGATGCCGCTCTGCCAACCAAATCATCAACGGGCCGGAGGTATGAAGCGAAATCTGAAGGGCTTCAAATGGCTCGAAGACCTCCAAAAACGGCAGATAGCTGTCTTGATAAGCTTGTTCGAAGACGCCGTCAAAATTGCCAATGGGTTGATGGTTGTGCAGTACGAGGCACAAATATGCGTGTGGCGTCATATTCTTCAAATTCAAAGTGAAAAAGGTGGATGCTGAAGTGGGGCGATCGGGAAGCTTTCCACTCGCTTTTGGCTGAGCAGACAACTTATTTGATACTATCGGTCCATTCGCTCTAATCGGTTCAGCTAAATTATAGGCTTCTTCGCTTCAATCCGTCAGCCGACGGTTGGCAATCGAGACCGTAGCCGAATACAAATGATAGCCAGCCCCCCTAATCAGCTCCCAAAGCGAGAAAAAGGTTGTTTGTCCCAATTTTCGCTCGCCGCGATGGATAGCCCCAGAAGTCCGTCCGAGGAAAAGACGGATATGGGCCTTCGATTGGAAGATTGGATCTATTTATTCTGCGGCAAATCAAAGAAAACACCGTGCTTATGACGGATGATCTCGCCTTCTACCAAATAGATTACATCTTCCGAAATGCTCTCGGCCAAATCACCAATGCGTTCCACATGCCGAGACGCGCTAAAGCAATGCACCGCTGGCTCGATTAGCTCGGGATCACGATTCATCATCTCGTGCAGCAGGTCGATCACAACTCGATTGAGCGTATCGACGATAGAATCGGTGCGAATCACGTCCGCCGCTTTCGCGGAGTCTTCTTCGACAAAAGAATCGAGCGCATTTCGAACCATCTCGGTCGCGGTCTGCACCATTTCGGACAATTCCGCTGGCGGTTGAAAGAGTGGAAAGCGATCCAGGGCGAGAGCTCGTTCGGCGATGTTACAGGCCAAATCCGCCATCCTTTCCAGGTCGCTATTTACCTTAATCACCGTCACGACCCGCCGTAAATCGCTGGCGACCGGTTGATAAAGAGCAAGCAATTTGAGGCACTCTTCTTCGATGTGGATCTCCGCATCGTCTACCTCCTTGTCGCTTGCGATGACTCGGTCCGCAAGGTCAGCTCGCCCCTGAACCAGCGATCGCACCGCTAATTGAATCATCTGTTCGACACTCGCAAACTGGGTTACAAGGGATTGACGCAGAGCATCGAGTCCACGTTGCAGATGTTTTGACATAAAACGCAATCCAATTAGTGGGATTCGGCAAAAGGATTTTATCGTAGTGGATCTTGTTAAAGATCCCCATGCAAAAGGATCTTTAATAAGATCCACTACGGAGAATAAGTATGGATGAGTCGTCGCCTAACCGAACTTGCCGCTGACGTAATCTTCGGTTTGTCGGTGTTTAGGCTGCGTGAACATTTGCTTGGTATCGCTGAACTCGACAAGTCGACCAGCATAAAAAAATGCAGTTTGGTCACTCGACCGTGATGCCTGCTGCATATTGTGCGTCACAATGACAATCGAGTACTGTTCCTTAAGCTCATAAATCAGATTCTCAATCGCCAACGTACTAGCGGGATCGAGAGCGCTGCATGGCTCATCCATCAATAAAACCTCAGGGCCAACGGCGATCGCCCGAGCAATACAAAGTCGTTGTTGTTGACCGCCTGATAAGCCTAAAGCCGAACCGTGAAGGCGATCCTTGACCTCCTCCCAAACCGCAGCCTTTCGAAGCGACCACTCGACGAGTTCGTCGAGTTCCGATTTATTGAGTCGCATGTGAAGTCGAGGGCCAAACGCGACATTGTCATAGATACTCTTCGGAAACGGATTGGCCTTTTGAAAAACAATTCCCACGCGCCGTCGAAGATCGACGGTATCCGTTTGAGAACTCAAAATATCCAAATCTCCAAGCAGCACCTCTCCTTCGGCACGAGCCGATAGCACCGTGTCGTTCATACGATTGAACCAACGCAGTAGGGTGCTTTTCCCACAACCACTCGGCCCAATGAACGCCGTTACACTATTCTTTGGAATGTCGATTGAGATCGAATCGAGCGCTTGAAAATAGCCGTACCAGGCACTTAGGTCACGGATACGAATCGCAACCGGCATGGTTGGATCGCCGTTGCTGTGAGTGGCCGAATCGGATTGGGCCGCCGCATGAGGTTCCGCATGAGGTTCCGCATTGGATCCCGCAGAGACTTCGCTTCGTTTTGTGTTCGTCACGGGCGTTGGCTTTCTTGCAGTTTCAGGCAACAACATGTTCGTCTTTCTCCAGTCGGTAATGTACTTAACTTAGCGGTTTTTGCATCCGCTGGCGAATGACCACGGCAACGGCGTTAAAGGAAAGCAAAATCCCTAGTAAAACAATAATTCCACCCGCCGCCAGCTGGTGAAAATCTTCCTGCGGTCGGCTCGTCCAGTTATAAATTTGCAGCGGCATCACCGTGTAACTGTCCATCAAATGCTGAGGGGCAGTACGAATGTAGATAATCCCAGCAATGATCAGAATTGGTGCCGTTTCCCCGATCGCACGGCTCATTGCCAAAATCGATCCTGTCATGATTCCTGGAATCGCCGAAGGTAGCGTCACGTTCCAAACGACTTGCCAAGGTGTCGCTCCGATCCCAAGAGCCCCATCGCGTAGTGACGAAGGGACCCCCCGCAGTGCTTCTTGCGTGCTGATGATGATGACCGGAAGGATCACCAGCATTAGAGTCAAAGCCCCGGCCAGCACTCCGCGGCCGAGCGGCAGCTGAAAATAATACCAGGCCTTTTCGCTAATCCGTCCCGGCACCGCCGCCGAGTCGATGCCAGCGGAAAGCACTTCCGGATCCGTTGGCATTTCCTCCATCGTATCAACCACGTGGACCACGACCGGCACCAGCCGATTGCCATCGTTTTCAAACGCATTCATGCCTTGGGTTGGAACCGTTGGCGGATCGGCACGATCGTCAACTGGCACGAGGAAGTAACGCTCATCGACCTCCTCGCCCATCGTCAAAAAGGGGTCGCTGCCTAAATTGGTAAATTGATCGTAATAGGTTGCACCGATTTCCCAGGCTGCCTGTCCAGGCTTGGAAGCGTTGCCGAAAAACGAAAACATCGATACAAACGCTGTTAAGCCTAAGATTCCATAAACAACGCTTGGCACCCCTGCCAAATTGCTAATGTTCAATTGGATCACGCTGTAGCACCATGCCGCAATTTTCGTGCGCGGCTTGAATTCCTCAAGCAGGACGGCCGTTGCGACTCCGATCGGCAACGTGATCATGGCGCAAAGAGCGCAAATCCATACCGTT is a genomic window containing:
- a CDS encoding glutamate synthase subunit beta, whose amino-acid sequence is MGKPTGFKEFDRKKVAWRLPVVRINDYDEVYTEPNAKQLQEQGARCMDCGVPFCQSNSGCPIDNLIPEWNDLVYNDRWQEAIERLHKTNNFPEFTGRTCPAPCEGACVLGITNPPVTIKNIENAIVDRAWEEGWIKPEPPTMRTGKKVAIVGSGPAGLSAADQLNKAGHEVTVYERANRIGGLLQYGIPNMKLSKKVVQRRVDKMTTEGIKFVTGVNVGKDIDPKELVNDSDAVLLACGATKPRDLPIPNRDAKGVHFAMEFLAANTMQSVHADQIGDRFISAEGKDVIVIGGGDTGTDCIGTALRHGCRSLVNFELLPKPPAERGADNPWPEWPRIYRVDYGHEEAEAKFGRDPREYQILSKEFLVDDEGNLTGIKTVEVQWTKGDDGGWKMAEVEGSEKDWPAQLILLAMGFLGPEQYVADSLNIEVDPRSNFQAEHGRFATNVDGVFAAGDCRRGQSLVVWAINEGRGAARAIDIYLQGSSNLPAPGITLGTSLEIG
- a CDS encoding alpha-amylase/4-alpha-glucanotransferase domain-containing protein, producing MTPHAYLCLVLHNHQPIGNFDGVFEQAYQDSYLPFLEVFEPFEALQISLHTSGPLMIWLAERHPEYIDRLRMLVDAGRVEIIGGPQYEPIMTMLPSRDRIGQIHAYSNWLHRNLGVRPRGMWMPERVWESSLTSDVVDAEMEYTVLDDYHFRAAGLSDEELNGYFLTEDDGRVLKIFPGSERLRYTIPFQSADQTIEHCRQFAERSPGAVLTFGDDGEKFGTWPDTKVHVYEQGWLRSFFTALCENASWLKTVSLAEAVTKTPPAGKVYLPDCSYREMTEWALPTEAQATFDNVTHAIADHPQWSDLKPFIRGGYWRNFKSKYDETNEMYARMMSVSRRLKEAETKVADNAAIAEIRDHLYRGQCNCPYWHGAFGGVYLPHLRNAIYEHLIAADNLLSDLEGMNDQTVTAAAEDYNFDGLQEVRISNNRLCAWIAPGRGGRMYELDVRDIRHNLLATLQRRPEDYHRKVLAGASASGAEVASIHDRVVFKQADLDQRLQYDRYARKSLMDHFYDTDATLESVARGEAEERGDFVELPFETKLRRGADRVQVQMRRDGNAWGIPITLTKAVTLEAGSDRMMVTYLLEDVPQDKPLHFAVEMNFAGLPSGADDRYFSDLQGNHLGQLGEELDLRDADGLRLSDRWLGIDVSLKIDRKSGLWAFPISTVSQSESGFELVHQSVCVQPHWIVNADAEGRWAVQIEMAAVCEPKTAVVHQSQAIRL
- the phoU gene encoding phosphate signaling complex protein PhoU, with amino-acid sequence MSKHLQRGLDALRQSLVTQFASVEQMIQLAVRSLVQGRADLADRVIASDKEVDDAEIHIEEECLKLLALYQPVASDLRRVVTVIKVNSDLERMADLACNIAERALALDRFPLFQPPAELSEMVQTATEMVRNALDSFVEEDSAKAADVIRTDSIVDTLNRVVIDLLHEMMNRDPELIEPAVHCFSASRHVERIGDLAESISEDVIYLVEGEIIRHKHGVFFDLPQNK
- the pstB gene encoding phosphate ABC transporter ATP-binding protein PstB, with amino-acid sequence MPVAIRIRDLSAWYGYFQALDSISIDIPKNSVTAFIGPSGCGKSTLLRWFNRMNDTVLSARAEGEVLLGDLDILSSQTDTVDLRRRVGIVFQKANPFPKSIYDNVAFGPRLHMRLNKSELDELVEWSLRKAAVWEEVKDRLHGSALGLSGGQQQRLCIARAIAVGPEVLLMDEPCSALDPASTLAIENLIYELKEQYSIVIVTHNMQQASRSSDQTAFFYAGRLVEFSDTKQMFTQPKHRQTEDYVSGKFG
- a CDS encoding PstA family ABC transporter permease, encoding MSDSSLDPPMGPTDGKPPTDSRRRMRTDARFRRLCVGIATISVMVLVLLLVSILYQGIPVLSWTLLGGTPEPDPADAGMFPAVMGTVWICALCAMITLPIGVATAVLLEEFKPRTKIAAWCYSVIQLNISNLAGVPSVVYGILGLTAFVSMFSFFGNASKPGQAAWEIGATYYDQFTNLGSDPFLTMGEEVDERYFLVPVDDRADPPTVPTQGMNAFENDGNRLVPVVVHVVDTMEEMPTDPEVLSAGIDSAAVPGRISEKAWYYFQLPLGRGVLAGALTLMLVILPVIIISTQEALRGVPSSLRDGALGIGATPWQVVWNVTLPSAIPGIMTGSILAMSRAIGETAPILIIAGIIYIRTAPQHLMDSYTVMPLQIYNWTSRPQEDFHQLAAGGIIVLLGILLSFNAVAVVIRQRMQKPLS